The following is a genomic window from Hydrogenothermus marinus.
AAGAAAAGGGCAGGAGATATAAAGAAAAAAGCATCAAAATTTTCACAAGATTTTAAGATTATCTCAAAAGATGCTTTAAAATTTCTACAAAATACACCAAATAAATTTGACATAATTTTTGCTGACCCACCTTATTCATATAAAAATTATAAAAAACTAATAGAAGAAGCATTAAAACATCTAAATAAAAATGGTATTTTTATATTGGAACATAGATCTAATCATAGTTTTAATGCAGATGAAGAGAGAAAATATGGAGATACAGTTTTATCTTTTTGGTATAGAGGAGAAGAATGATACAAAAAATATGTGTATATCCTGGCACTTTTGATCCTATACATTTAGGACATTTAGATATAATAAAAAGAGCTTTAAATATTTTTGAAACTGTTATAGTAGCAGTAGCCTCAAATCCTAACAAAAATCCTTTATTTTCATTGGAAGAA
Proteins encoded in this region:
- a CDS encoding RsmD family RNA methyltransferase produces the protein MRDLRPTSNKVKQALFNILFDVQDKSFLDLFAGTGEIGITALKKGAKPVYFVEIEKKRAGDIKKKASKFSQDFKIISKDALKFLQNTPNKFDIIFADPPYSYKNYKKLIEEALKHLNKNGIFILEHRSNHSFNADEERKYGDTVLSFWYRGEE